One window from the genome of Vibrio vulnificus NBRC 15645 = ATCC 27562 encodes:
- the vmeD gene encoding multidrug efflux RND transporter permease subunit VmeD: MRFTDVFIKRPVLAVSISFLIALLGLQAVFKMQVREYPEMTNTVVTVTTSYYGASADLIQGFITQPLEQAVAQADNIDYMTSQSVLGKSTITVNMKLNTDPNAALADILAKTNSVRSQLPKEAEDPTVTMSTGSTTAVLYIGFTSDELSSSQITDYLERVINPQLFTINGVSKVDLYGGLKYALRVWLDPAKMGALRLTATDVMGVLNANNYQSATGQVTGEFVLYNGSADTQVSNVQELENLVVKSGDGEVIRLGDIAKVTLEKSHDVYRASANGQEAVVAAINAAPSANPINIAADVLQLLPQLERNLPSNIKMNVMYDSTIAINESIHEVVKTIVEAAVIVLVVITLFLGSFRAVIIPIVTIPLSLIGVAMVMQAMGFSWNLMTLLAMVLAIGLVVDDAIVVLENVDRHIKEGESPFRAAIIGTREIAVPVIAMTLTLGAVYAPIALMGGITGSLFKEFALTLAGSVFVSGIIALTLSPMMCSKMLKAHEKPSKFEEKVHHVLDGMTNRYEKMLKAVMDHRPVVIGFALIVFGTLPVLFKFIPSELAPSEDKGVVMLMGTGPSNANLDYLQNTMNDVNKILSDQPEVEFAQVFTGVPNSNQAFGLATLKPWSQREASQAEITKRVGGLVSNVPGMAVTAFQMPELPGAGSGLPIQFVITTPNSFESLYTIASDILTEVTSSPLFVYSDLDLKYDSATMKIKIDKDKAGAYGVTMQDIGITLGTMMADGYVNRIDLNGRSYEVIPQVERKWRLNPESMKNYYVRAADGKAVPLGSLITIDVIAEPRSLPHFNQLNSATVGAVPSPGTAMGDAINWFENIASSKLPTGYNHDYMGEARQFVTEGSALYATFGLALAIIFLVLAIQFESIRDPIVIMVSVPLAICGALIALAWGLATMNIYSQVGLITLVGLITKHGILICEVAKEEQLHNKRSRIEAVMEAAKVRLRPILMTTAAMIAGLIPLMYATGAGAAQRFSIGIVIVAGLAIGTLFTLFVLPVIYSYLAEKHKPLPVFVEDKDLEKLARVDEAKAAQRQIAEQ, from the coding sequence ATGCGCTTTACTGATGTTTTTATAAAACGTCCAGTTTTAGCGGTATCCATCAGCTTTTTGATCGCCTTGCTTGGTTTACAAGCGGTGTTCAAGATGCAGGTGCGAGAATACCCTGAAATGACCAATACCGTCGTAACGGTAACCACCAGTTACTACGGCGCCAGTGCTGACTTGATCCAAGGTTTCATTACTCAACCTTTGGAGCAAGCCGTTGCGCAGGCAGATAATATTGACTACATGACCTCGCAATCGGTGCTGGGTAAATCCACCATCACGGTGAACATGAAGCTCAATACGGATCCAAATGCTGCCTTGGCGGATATTTTGGCCAAAACTAACTCGGTTCGCTCACAGTTACCAAAAGAAGCCGAAGACCCAACCGTGACCATGTCGACGGGGTCGACAACGGCGGTGTTGTATATCGGCTTCACCAGTGATGAGCTGTCATCAAGCCAAATCACGGACTACCTAGAGCGCGTGATTAACCCACAACTTTTTACCATCAATGGTGTATCGAAAGTTGACCTCTATGGGGGTTTGAAATACGCGTTACGTGTGTGGCTGGATCCGGCCAAAATGGGCGCACTACGCCTCACCGCAACCGACGTGATGGGCGTACTCAACGCCAACAACTACCAATCGGCAACGGGTCAGGTAACGGGTGAATTTGTCCTGTACAACGGCAGTGCCGATACTCAGGTCTCAAACGTACAAGAGCTGGAAAACTTGGTGGTAAAATCGGGTGATGGTGAAGTGATTCGCTTGGGCGATATCGCAAAAGTCACACTAGAAAAAAGCCACGATGTTTATCGCGCCAGTGCAAACGGCCAAGAAGCCGTGGTGGCCGCAATCAACGCAGCACCAAGTGCCAACCCAATTAACATTGCGGCAGATGTTCTTCAACTGCTTCCTCAGCTAGAGCGCAACCTGCCTAGCAATATTAAGATGAACGTGATGTACGACTCGACCATCGCCATCAATGAGTCCATTCACGAAGTCGTGAAAACCATTGTTGAAGCGGCTGTGATCGTACTGGTGGTGATCACCCTATTCTTGGGATCGTTCCGCGCCGTTATCATCCCTATCGTCACCATTCCACTGTCGTTGATCGGTGTGGCTATGGTGATGCAAGCGATGGGGTTCTCGTGGAACCTGATGACGCTGCTGGCGATGGTTTTGGCTATCGGCCTAGTAGTGGATGATGCGATCGTCGTACTAGAAAACGTCGACCGCCACATCAAAGAGGGTGAATCACCATTCCGTGCGGCCATCATTGGTACGCGTGAAATTGCGGTACCGGTTATCGCCATGACGCTCACACTGGGCGCGGTGTACGCACCGATTGCGCTCATGGGAGGCATCACTGGTTCGCTGTTTAAAGAGTTTGCTCTGACCCTTGCGGGTTCGGTATTTGTATCCGGTATTATCGCGTTAACACTATCGCCAATGATGTGTTCGAAGATGCTAAAGGCGCATGAAAAGCCAAGCAAATTTGAAGAGAAAGTGCATCACGTGCTAGATGGCATGACCAACCGCTACGAAAAAATGCTCAAAGCGGTCATGGACCATCGCCCTGTGGTGATCGGTTTCGCACTGATTGTTTTTGGTACGCTCCCTGTTTTGTTTAAGTTCATTCCAAGTGAATTGGCACCTTCAGAAGATAAAGGCGTGGTGATGTTAATGGGTACTGGCCCATCTAACGCAAACTTGGATTACCTACAAAACACCATGAATGACGTAAACAAAATTCTGTCTGATCAGCCAGAGGTTGAGTTTGCTCAGGTGTTTACTGGGGTGCCAAACTCGAACCAAGCCTTTGGTCTAGCAACATTGAAGCCATGGAGCCAACGTGAAGCGAGCCAAGCGGAAATCACTAAGCGTGTTGGTGGTTTGGTTTCCAATGTTCCAGGTATGGCAGTGACGGCTTTCCAAATGCCAGAACTTCCAGGCGCAGGCTCTGGTCTACCAATTCAGTTCGTGATTACCACACCAAATAGCTTTGAAAGCTTGTACACCATCGCCAGTGACATTCTGACGGAAGTGACTTCAAGTCCATTGTTTGTTTATTCAGATTTGGATCTGAAATACGACTCTGCGACGATGAAAATCAAGATCGACAAAGACAAAGCGGGCGCATATGGCGTCACCATGCAAGATATTGGTATCACGCTAGGCACTATGATGGCCGATGGTTACGTCAACCGTATCGACCTGAATGGCCGCTCTTACGAAGTGATCCCGCAAGTGGAACGTAAATGGCGTCTAAACCCTGAGTCGATGAAGAACTACTATGTACGCGCTGCCGATGGCAAAGCGGTGCCACTGGGTAGCTTGATCACTATTGATGTGATCGCTGAACCGCGCTCATTGCCTCACTTCAACCAGTTGAACTCGGCTACCGTCGGTGCAGTTCCTTCACCAGGCACAGCGATGGGTGATGCCATCAATTGGTTCGAAAACATTGCTAGCAGCAAACTACCGACTGGCTACAACCATGACTACATGGGTGAAGCTCGTCAGTTTGTTACAGAAGGCAGCGCCTTGTACGCCACCTTTGGTCTTGCTTTGGCAATTATCTTCTTGGTATTGGCGATTCAGTTTGAATCGATTCGCGATCCAATCGTTATCATGGTATCGGTGCCACTGGCGATTTGTGGTGCTCTGATTGCGTTAGCATGGGGGCTTGCGACGATGAACATTTACTCGCAAGTGGGTCTGATTACCTTGGTAGGTTTGATCACTAAACACGGTATCTTGATTTGTGAGGTGGCCAAAGAAGAGCAGCTACATAACAAGCGTTCACGCATTGAAGCGGTCATGGAAGCGGCGAAAGTGCGTCTTCGTCCTATCCTAATGACAACAGCGGCAATGATTGCTGGTTTGATCCCACTAATGTATGCAACGGGCGCTGGCGCAGCTCAACGCTTCAGCATCGGTATCGTTATCGTAGCTGGTCTAGCGATTGGTACACTGTTTACGTTATTCGTGTTGCCTGTGATTTACAGCTACCTCGCTGAAAAACACAAACCGCTACCTGTATTCGTAGAAGATAAAGATTTGGAAAAACTCGCTCGAGTGGATGAAGCAAAAGCCGCTCAACGCCAAATCGCAGAACAGTAA
- the ubiK gene encoding ubiquinone biosynthesis accessory factor UbiK: MFDPKKIEQIAKQIHDSMPQPVKDLGADVDQKIRQVIQGQLNKLDVVSREEFDVQTQVLLRTRQKLSEMEKKLSELEEKLADK; this comes from the coding sequence ATGTTTGACCCAAAGAAAATTGAGCAGATTGCAAAACAAATTCACGACTCTATGCCACAACCCGTTAAGGATTTAGGTGCAGATGTGGATCAAAAAATCCGTCAAGTCATTCAAGGCCAACTCAACAAGCTTGATGTGGTTAGCCGTGAAGAGTTTGATGTGCAAACGCAAGTCTTACTGCGCACTCGTCAAAAGCTAAGCGAGATGGAAAAGAAACTGTCAGAGCTTGAAGAAAAGCTCGCTGATAAGTAA
- the ilvY gene encoding HTH-type transcriptional activator IlvY, translating into MNIKSLQLFIHLCDSKNFAKTAAAMHISPSALSRQIQKLEEETNQQLFTRDNRSVDITPAGKKLMPVALKMLNEWQQYQLQNRYSETELKGEIRLFCSVTASYSHLPELLSEFRLQHPFIEFKISTGDPAQAMDKILNGEADIAISAKPDTVPAKVAFEPISEIPLSVIAPQGVSSFTDEMNSDKPDWSSIPYIVPEAGTARERANTWFKKMKIKPNIYAQVSGHEAIVSMVALGCGIGIAPDVVINNSPVKEKIQRLKVAPIKPFELGVCCIKSQLENPLIQALWKVAESKYIVI; encoded by the coding sequence ATGAACATCAAAAGCTTACAGTTATTCATTCACCTCTGTGATAGTAAGAACTTTGCCAAGACGGCAGCAGCAATGCACATCAGTCCATCCGCGCTCAGTCGTCAAATTCAAAAGCTAGAAGAGGAAACGAACCAACAACTCTTCACCAGAGACAATCGTAGTGTTGATATAACACCTGCCGGTAAAAAATTGATGCCAGTTGCGCTTAAAATGCTTAACGAATGGCAGCAGTATCAATTACAAAATCGTTATTCAGAAACCGAACTCAAAGGGGAAATACGCTTATTTTGTTCCGTCACCGCCAGCTATAGCCACTTACCAGAACTTCTTTCTGAATTTCGACTACAACATCCTTTCATTGAGTTCAAAATATCTACCGGTGATCCTGCACAAGCCATGGATAAAATACTGAATGGAGAGGCTGATATTGCTATTTCCGCCAAGCCAGACACAGTACCTGCAAAAGTAGCTTTTGAGCCCATCAGCGAAATTCCGCTCTCTGTAATTGCCCCTCAAGGAGTGAGCAGTTTCACGGATGAAATGAATAGCGATAAACCTGATTGGTCTTCGATCCCCTATATAGTTCCTGAAGCCGGTACCGCTAGAGAAAGGGCTAATACTTGGTTTAAGAAGATGAAAATTAAACCCAATATTTATGCTCAGGTTTCAGGTCATGAAGCGATTGTGAGTATGGTCGCTTTGGGATGTGGGATCGGTATTGCGCCAGATGTTGTGATCAATAACAGCCCAGTCAAAGAGAAAATACAGAGATTAAAAGTCGCTCCCATTAAACCTTTTGAGCTGGGAGTATGCTGCATCAAATCTCAGCTCGAAAATCCCCTAATTCAAGCCTTGTGGAAAGTCGCTGAAAGTAAATACATCGTGATTTAA
- a CDS encoding efflux RND transporter periplasmic adaptor subunit, producing the protein MKKWTFFMLLIAILLFGSVIGFNLFKQKKIAEYLANRPEPEFPVTVTEVKPVDWVPVIEAIGFIEPNQGVTIANETSGVIKQIRFESGTQVKEGQPLVLLDSDVEKANLKSSEAKLPAAEAKYKRYQGLFKKGSISKEAYDEAEANYYSLKADIESLKASIARREIKAPFSGVIGIRNVYLGQYLQAGSDIVRLEDTSVMRLRFTVPQNDISRINLGQEVDIFVDAYPQNPFKGSITAIEPAVNIQSGLIQVQADIPNSDGKLRSGMFARANIILPKVEDQVTLPQTAITFTLYGDNVYILTEEDGVQRVKQHVVKVGERTGNIAHILDGVKVGDQVVTSGQVRLSNDAKVRVVESDAITPPAETPML; encoded by the coding sequence ATGAAAAAGTGGACCTTTTTTATGTTACTTATCGCCATTCTGCTATTCGGCAGTGTGATAGGTTTCAACCTCTTCAAACAAAAGAAAATTGCCGAATACCTGGCAAATCGTCCTGAGCCAGAGTTCCCAGTAACGGTCACAGAAGTGAAACCGGTCGACTGGGTGCCTGTGATTGAAGCGATCGGTTTTATCGAACCCAACCAAGGTGTGACGATTGCCAATGAAACCAGCGGTGTCATTAAACAGATCCGCTTTGAATCAGGCACACAAGTGAAAGAAGGCCAACCGCTTGTTCTGCTCGACTCTGATGTAGAAAAAGCCAACCTGAAGAGCAGTGAAGCAAAACTGCCAGCAGCAGAAGCGAAGTACAAACGCTATCAAGGCCTCTTCAAAAAAGGCTCGATTTCAAAAGAAGCGTACGATGAAGCCGAAGCCAATTACTACTCGTTAAAAGCCGATATTGAAAGCTTGAAAGCTTCGATTGCACGCCGTGAAATCAAAGCGCCATTTTCAGGCGTCATTGGTATTCGTAATGTTTACCTAGGCCAATACCTACAAGCAGGTTCTGATATCGTACGTTTGGAAGACACCAGCGTGATGCGCTTGCGTTTTACCGTGCCGCAAAACGATATTTCTCGCATCAATCTTGGCCAGGAAGTGGATATTTTTGTCGATGCTTATCCGCAAAACCCATTCAAAGGCTCAATCACCGCGATTGAACCCGCTGTCAATATCCAAAGTGGTTTGATTCAAGTTCAAGCCGATATTCCTAACAGTGATGGTAAGCTTCGCAGCGGTATGTTTGCCCGCGCTAACATCATTCTGCCAAAAGTAGAAGACCAAGTCACACTGCCACAAACGGCGATCACATTTACGCTCTACGGTGACAATGTTTACATTCTAACGGAAGAAGACGGCGTGCAGCGTGTGAAACAACATGTGGTGAAAGTGGGTGAACGCACTGGGAATATCGCACACATTCTCGACGGCGTAAAAGTGGGTGATCAGGTGGTGACATCTGGCCAGGTTCGCTTGAGTAACGATGCCAAGGTTCGTGTTGTCGAAAGCGACGCGATTACACCTCCGGCTGAAACCCCTATGCTGTAA
- a CDS encoding TetR/AcrR family transcriptional regulator — MSSEEQNDKQQQILAAAEKLIAESGFQGLSMSKLAKEAGVAAGTIYRYFDDKEHLLDELRLRITQRVATAIQANVTRDMPLKQQYRTMWLNTWNLAASNLSTLSNRIQYESLPCSNSHKTRELEKKMFHQVALMFDMGKEQGVFKTLDNEILFGLSLETSVRLAKKHALGFYQLDDKALEAAIEASWDAIINH; from the coding sequence ATGTCATCTGAAGAGCAGAACGACAAGCAACAACAAATCCTTGCTGCGGCAGAGAAGTTGATTGCGGAGTCCGGTTTTCAGGGGCTATCGATGAGTAAATTAGCCAAAGAAGCGGGCGTCGCAGCAGGTACGATTTATCGTTATTTTGACGATAAAGAACACCTGCTGGATGAGCTCAGGCTACGTATTACTCAACGAGTTGCCACGGCGATTCAAGCCAACGTAACCCGTGATATGCCTTTGAAACAACAATATCGCACCATGTGGCTAAACACATGGAATTTAGCGGCTTCAAACTTGTCTACTTTGAGCAACCGTATTCAGTACGAATCACTACCTTGCTCGAATAGCCACAAAACCCGCGAGCTAGAAAAGAAAATGTTTCACCAAGTTGCTTTAATGTTCGATATGGGCAAGGAGCAAGGGGTGTTCAAAACGCTGGATAACGAAATTTTGTTTGGTCTAAGTTTGGAGACCAGCGTCAGGCTAGCGAAAAAACACGCATTAGGCTTTTACCAACTGGATGATAAGGCGCTTGAAGCTGCCATCGAAGCCAGCTGGGATGCAATCATTAATCACTAA
- the ilvC gene encoding ketol-acid reductoisomerase translates to MANYFNTLNLREQLDQLGRCRFMDRSEFATEADYLKGKKVVIVGCGAQGLNQGLNMRDSGLDVAYALRQAAIDEQRQSYKNAKENGFEVGSYETLIPQADLVVNLTPDKQHTNVVETVMPLMKEGAALGYSHGFNVVEEGMQIRKDLTVVMVAPKCPGTEVREEYKRGFGVPTLIAVHPENDPKGEGWDIAKAWAAATGGHRAGCLESSFVAEVKSDLMGEQTILCGMLQAGSIVCYEKMVAEGIDPGYAGKLLQYGWETITEALKFGGITHMMDRLSNPAKIKAFELSEELKDLMRPLYNKHMDDIISGHFSSTMMADWANDDANLLGWRAETGETAFENYPSTDVEISEQEYFDNGILMVAMVRAGVELAFEAMTASGIIDESAYYESLHELPLIANTIARKRLYEMNVVISDTAEYGNYLFANVATPLLREKFMPSVGTDVIGKGLGETSNQVDNATLIAVNETIRNHPVEYIGEELRGYMTDMKRIAVGG, encoded by the coding sequence ATGGCGAACTATTTCAATACTTTGAACCTTCGTGAGCAACTAGACCAATTGGGTCGTTGTCGTTTTATGGATCGCAGTGAATTCGCTACAGAGGCGGATTATCTAAAGGGTAAAAAAGTCGTCATCGTAGGTTGTGGTGCGCAAGGTCTAAACCAAGGTCTAAACATGCGTGACTCCGGTCTTGATGTTGCTTACGCACTGCGTCAAGCTGCGATTGATGAGCAGCGTCAATCATACAAAAATGCGAAAGAGAACGGTTTTGAAGTGGGTAGTTACGAAACGCTGATCCCTCAAGCTGATCTTGTTGTTAACTTGACGCCAGATAAACAGCACACCAATGTGGTGGAAACGGTAATGCCTCTGATGAAAGAAGGTGCGGCTCTAGGCTACTCACACGGTTTTAACGTTGTTGAAGAAGGCATGCAAATCCGTAAAGACCTGACGGTTGTTATGGTGGCGCCTAAGTGTCCTGGTACAGAAGTTCGTGAAGAATACAAACGCGGCTTTGGTGTTCCTACATTGATTGCTGTTCACCCAGAAAACGATCCAAAGGGTGAAGGTTGGGACATTGCGAAAGCTTGGGCGGCTGCGACTGGCGGTCATCGTGCAGGTTGTCTAGAGTCTTCTTTTGTTGCTGAAGTGAAATCAGACTTGATGGGTGAGCAAACCATCCTGTGTGGCATGCTTCAAGCGGGTTCTATCGTATGTTACGAGAAGATGGTTGCGGAAGGCATTGACCCAGGTTACGCAGGTAAATTACTGCAGTACGGTTGGGAAACCATTACTGAAGCACTGAAGTTTGGTGGTATCACTCATATGATGGACCGTCTATCAAACCCAGCGAAGATCAAAGCATTTGAGCTTTCTGAAGAGCTGAAGGATTTGATGCGTCCTCTGTACAACAAACATATGGATGACATTATCTCAGGTCACTTCTCTAGCACTATGATGGCTGATTGGGCGAATGATGATGCAAATCTGCTAGGCTGGCGTGCTGAAACGGGTGAAACGGCATTCGAAAATTACCCATCAACGGATGTTGAAATCTCTGAGCAAGAGTATTTTGATAACGGTATCTTAATGGTTGCTATGGTTCGTGCTGGTGTTGAACTTGCGTTTGAAGCAATGACGGCTTCTGGCATTATCGACGAATCGGCTTACTACGAGTCGCTGCATGAGTTACCACTTATCGCAAATACGATTGCACGTAAGCGTCTATACGAAATGAACGTGGTTATCTCAGACACAGCGGAATACGGTAACTACCTGTTTGCTAATGTGGCAACACCGCTACTTCGTGAGAAGTTTATGCCGTCGGTCGGGACAGATGTGATTGGTAAGGGGTTAGGTGAAACCTCTAATCAAGTTGATAACGCGACGCTCATTGCCGTCAATGAAACTATCCGCAATCACCCTGTTGAGTACATCGGTGAAGAGCTGCGTGGTTACATGACTGACATGAAACGCATCGCTGTTGGTGGCTAA